Proteins from one Ketobacter alkanivorans genomic window:
- the recG gene encoding ATP-dependent DNA helicase RecG, giving the protein MTLSAVTPDFFSSTPVTQLKGVGAAQAEKLARLGIRTLQDVLFHLPFRYQDRTRLVPIGATREGSEVLIQGRVLMADVVIRKRRSLICRIEDGTGQIHLRFFHFSTSQKNHFQPGAIVRCYGEVRLTGMGKEMAHPEYRIMESADAPVEAALTAVYPATEGIQQPTLRKLSDQVLKLLGKAQAVAELLPVEAMHAAQWPSLVEALHYVHRPPADAPVQALLDGSHRAQQRLSLEELTAHHLSLLKLRQRAKAQTSVSLPSASPLEQQLLQGLPFKPTAAQQRVHEEICADLVQNHPMLRLVQGDVGAGKTLVSARAALLAIAAGYQVAMMAPTEILAEQHFHAFVEWFEPLGLRVAWLSGKLKGKKRNEQLALIESGTAHMVVGTHALFQEEVNYRNLALVIIDEQHRFGVHQRLALKQKGEATGVVPHQLIMTATPIPRTLAMSAYADLDTSIIDELPPGRTPVKTVVVESSRRHEVVARVRNACQEGRQVYWVCTLIEESEVLECQAAEDTADQLKKFLPEVRVGLVHGRLKPAEKADIMDQFKKAQIQVLVATTVIEVGVNVPNASVMIIENPERLGLAQLHQLRGRVGRGSTESFCLLMYQKPLSKLGRERLDIMRQTNDGFVIAEKDLHLRGPGEVLGTRQTGEMTFRIANLLRDEGLLEDSKDMAQVLLEKDPARGERLIARWLGNAAQYGEV; this is encoded by the coding sequence ATGACACTATCAGCAGTGACGCCCGATTTTTTTTCCAGCACGCCGGTGACACAGCTAAAAGGTGTGGGGGCTGCACAGGCTGAAAAGCTCGCCCGTTTAGGCATTCGTACTCTGCAGGATGTACTGTTTCATCTGCCATTCCGTTATCAGGATCGAACCCGTTTGGTGCCCATAGGTGCCACGCGGGAGGGTAGTGAGGTGTTGATCCAAGGTCGAGTGTTAATGGCGGATGTTGTGATTCGGAAGCGGCGCAGCCTTATTTGCCGCATAGAAGATGGCACCGGTCAGATTCATCTGCGTTTTTTTCATTTTTCGACCAGTCAAAAAAATCATTTCCAGCCCGGTGCGATTGTACGTTGCTACGGTGAGGTTCGCCTTACCGGCATGGGTAAAGAAATGGCACACCCTGAATATCGCATTATGGAGTCTGCCGACGCGCCGGTGGAAGCTGCGCTCACGGCGGTATACCCGGCCACCGAGGGCATTCAACAACCCACGCTGAGAAAACTCAGCGATCAGGTGCTGAAGTTGCTGGGCAAGGCCCAGGCGGTGGCAGAACTGTTACCGGTAGAGGCTATGCATGCAGCACAGTGGCCATCATTGGTTGAAGCGTTGCATTATGTTCATCGCCCTCCGGCGGATGCGCCAGTGCAGGCATTGCTGGATGGATCGCATCGTGCCCAGCAGCGCTTGTCGCTGGAGGAGTTAACAGCCCACCATCTGAGTTTACTGAAACTACGGCAACGGGCGAAGGCTCAAACCTCGGTGTCATTACCTTCAGCCTCACCTCTGGAGCAACAGTTATTGCAGGGCTTGCCGTTTAAACCCACGGCTGCCCAACAGCGAGTGCATGAAGAGATCTGTGCTGACCTTGTGCAGAACCATCCGATGTTGCGATTGGTGCAAGGGGATGTGGGGGCCGGTAAAACCCTGGTGTCTGCGCGCGCTGCGTTACTGGCCATTGCGGCCGGTTACCAAGTGGCTATGATGGCGCCCACTGAAATATTGGCTGAGCAGCATTTTCACGCTTTTGTGGAGTGGTTTGAGCCGTTAGGGCTGAGGGTTGCATGGCTGTCGGGAAAACTTAAAGGCAAAAAGCGCAATGAGCAGCTTGCTCTGATTGAAAGTGGTACGGCCCACATGGTGGTAGGCACTCATGCGCTGTTTCAGGAAGAGGTAAACTACCGCAACCTGGCGTTAGTCATCATTGATGAGCAGCATCGCTTTGGCGTACATCAACGTTTGGCGTTGAAACAAAAAGGTGAGGCAACCGGTGTCGTGCCGCATCAATTGATCATGACAGCCACCCCCATACCGCGCACGCTGGCCATGAGTGCCTACGCAGATTTGGATACCTCTATTATCGATGAGTTGCCACCGGGCCGCACGCCGGTAAAAACCGTGGTGGTGGAAAGCAGTCGTCGCCATGAAGTAGTGGCGCGGGTTCGTAACGCTTGTCAGGAAGGGCGGCAAGTGTATTGGGTGTGCACGTTGATTGAAGAATCTGAAGTGCTGGAATGCCAGGCTGCCGAAGATACCGCAGATCAATTAAAAAAGTTTCTGCCGGAGGTCCGTGTTGGCCTGGTGCATGGTCGACTCAAGCCTGCAGAAAAAGCCGATATTATGGATCAGTTTAAGAAAGCACAGATTCAAGTGTTGGTTGCCACCACGGTGATCGAGGTGGGGGTCAATGTACCTAACGCCAGCGTGATGATCATCGAAAACCCGGAACGCTTAGGGTTGGCCCAGTTACACCAGTTGCGTGGCCGGGTGGGGCGAGGCTCCACAGAGAGTTTCTGTTTGCTTATGTATCAAAAGCCTCTGTCCAAACTTGGGCGGGAACGTTTGGATATCATGCGCCAGACCAATGATGGCTTTGTGATCGCAGAGAAAGATCTGCACCTGCGGGGCCCAGGGGAGGTACTAGGTACGCGCCAAACGGGCGAAATGACCTTCCGTATCGCCAATTTGCTGCGCGATGAGGGTCTGCTGGAGGACAGCAAAGATATGGCCCAGGTGTTGCTGGAAAAGGATCCCGCCAGGGGGGAGCGGCTGATTGCACGTTGGCTTGGCAACGCAGCCCAGTACGGAGAGGTGTAA
- a CDS encoding hydrogen peroxide-inducible genes activator, with protein MTLTELKYIVTLAQERHFRRAAERCFVSQPTLSVAIKKLEDELDVTIFERNRSDVRVTMAGERIVGQARKVLEEAELVKQIAQEGKGQLNLPLRVGAIFTVGPYLFPHLIRNIKRIAPDMPLVLEENYTGVLRQKLRNGELDAIIISLPFDEPDVEIQDLYDESFVVLIPTIHPLAKQEKITRKQLEKENILMLGDGHCFRDQVLNACPGILKHSDETSLPQGTSLETLRHMVASGLGLTILPSSSTDKHIYDSDTLVERPFAGKTPYRRVSIVSRQRFSRPKAVAALVEAITSCALPGAATL; from the coding sequence ATGACCCTCACTGAACTGAAATACATTGTTACCCTGGCGCAGGAACGGCATTTCCGTCGGGCCGCGGAGCGTTGTTTTGTCAGCCAGCCTACCCTGAGTGTGGCGATTAAGAAGTTGGAAGACGAACTGGATGTGACCATTTTTGAGCGCAACCGATCAGATGTGCGGGTGACCATGGCGGGGGAGCGCATCGTAGGGCAGGCACGCAAGGTGCTGGAAGAAGCAGAGTTGGTGAAACAGATTGCCCAAGAGGGTAAAGGCCAGTTGAACCTGCCTTTGCGGGTGGGTGCAATATTTACTGTGGGCCCTTACCTGTTTCCTCATTTGATTCGTAATATCAAACGCATCGCACCGGATATGCCATTGGTGTTGGAAGAAAACTATACCGGGGTATTGCGACAGAAACTGCGCAATGGCGAACTGGATGCGATCATTATTTCGCTGCCCTTCGATGAGCCGGATGTGGAAATACAGGATCTGTATGATGAGTCATTTGTGGTATTGATTCCAACTATTCATCCATTGGCAAAGCAGGAAAAAATAACCCGCAAGCAGTTGGAGAAAGAAAACATCCTTATGTTGGGGGATGGCCACTGTTTCCGTGATCAGGTGTTGAATGCATGTCCAGGCATACTCAAGCACAGCGATGAAACCAGTTTGCCGCAGGGCACGTCGTTGGAAACACTGCGCCATATGGTGGCGTCGGGGCTTGGGCTCACCATTCTACCCAGTTCATCTACCGACAAGCACATATATGATAGCGATACGTTGGTGGAGCGGCCTTTTGCAGGCAAAACACCTTATCGTCGAGTGTCCATAGTGTCGCGCCAACGTTTCTCTCGCCCTAAAGCCGTTGCTGCGTTGGTAGAGGCCATTACCAGTTGCGCGTTGCCGGGTGCTGCAACACTGTAA